The DNA segment CATCAGGTAATTCAAGTCCCACTGCAGCTCTTCGACGTTACGGCCGATACCGGCTGTGCGGGCAATCACCGACATGCCCGTAGGCAGGTCGAGCTTGTCCATGGTTTCGCGCAGTTCCTGGCGGTCTTCGCCTTCAACGCGACGCGATACGCCGCCGCCGCGCGGGTTGTTCGGCATCAGGACCAGGTAGCGGCCGGCCAGCGAAATGAACGAGGTCAGGGCTGCGCCCTTGTTGCCGCGTTCTTCCTTTTCGACCTGCACCATGATTTCCTGGCCTTCGCGCAGGGCTTCCTTGATGGAGGCATTGCGGACGTCCACGCCTTCCTTGAAGTAGCTGCGTGCCACTTCCTTGAAGGGCAAAAAGCCGTGGCGGTCTTCGCCGTAGTTCACGAAGCAGGCTTCCAGCGAGGGTTCGATACGGGTAATGACACCCTTGTAGATATTCGACTTGCGCTGTTCGCGGCCAGCGGTTTCGATGTCGATGTCGATCAGTTTTTGCCCATCGACGATTGCCACGCGCAATTCTTCTTGCTGCGTGGCGTTGAATAACATCCGTTTCATGTTGTTGTGCTCCGGACCCGAAGGTCGTTTCAATGCTGCAGGCGGCAGGCGCGGCCAATATGCGAAAAACAGGGCATGCGCATGATCCGTGCGAGCGGCCGGCAAGTGCAGCGCAGGGCGCTGGCAGCAATGCCAGGGACAGTCGACGGCTTCATGACCAGCCTTTGTATTTCTTTAATGACGACGCAAACCGCTAACTTGCAGCAAAAAGTACTGGGATGTACGCGTGGACAGAGCGCCCGGGGGAGAGAATTGCCTTGGCGTGCGGTCGCGCCTGGTTTCAAGCGCGTGCCGCAATAGGGCGCAGATATTGTTACCTGCATTGCCAGGCGCGGTCGGGCCAATTTTGGGCGTATCGAAATACAGGCACCAAGGGCCAGCAACCAAACTTTCAGGCAATGCACCGGTTTGCAAATGGCAAAACGGCTGCAACATTATCAACCAGCGAGCTTCCCTGATCAGGCAAGCTTGCCGGCATTATCTTTTCTATCCGGGCATTCATATCCAGCATCGCGGCGCGCTATCCGATCGCAACTGCGGTGCGACCACGACTCGCGCAGCGATGTGCATACACTGCTTTTCCATCGAATTTCCAATTCGGTGAGGCCGATGGACATGCCTCCGTGCAGAATGCTCTTTTTATTCGCGCACATGCTCTGGGTTATGCCCATTGCGAAACAATTATATATTCAAAATGAAGGACTTAGCGATATTTTCTGTCGCAATGCGCAATTCCACGAGATTCACGTCCTTGCCCATCTGTCCATTGGCTGCTTGGTAAGCATTTTTGCCGCTTCGCAGTTAATCAGACCCGGACCGCCGCCCCTGTGTAGAATATGTGTTTTATTCCCCCTTGTAATAACCCTTGGACCGAGGGTGTTGCCGATAAAGTAATATATTTAAAATGAAAGACTTAGCGAGAAATTCCAGGGAAACCGCGAAAACCCCGCCGTTGTCCCCGCCGTCGCAAGTCTTGCCGCAAGTTCAACTTGTGACGATCACGGCGGAAGAGGCGGGGCAGCGTATCGACAATTTCCTGATCCGGGTGTGCAAGGGCGTGCCCAAAAGCCATATCTACCGGGTTTTGCGTTCCGGCGAAGTACGCGTCAACAAGGGCCGGATCGACCAGACCTATCGTCTCCAGGAAGATGACGTGGTGCGCATACCCCCATTGCGCATGGCCGAAAAGCCGGCCCAGACGGCGCCGGCATGCGAATTTGCGATCCTGCTCGAAGACGAGCACATGCTGGTAATCGACAAGCCGGCCGGCGTGGCTGTCCATGGCGGCTCGGGCGTGAGTTACGGTGTAATCGAGCAATTACGGGCCTCGCGGCCGCAAGCCAAGTTCCTGGAACTGGTGCATCGGCTCGATCGTGAAACCTCGGGCATCCTGTTGCTGGCAAAAAAACGCTCGGCCCTGACCCATTTGCATGAGCACATGCGCGAGGGTGAATTCGACAAGCGCTACCTGACGCTGGTACAGGGCGACTGGCAAAACCGCCGCCAGCATGTGAAGTTGCCGCTGTTTAAATACACCACGGCGGATGGCGAGCGGCGGGTGCGGGTGCAGGCTGACGGCCAGGCGTCGCATACCGTATTTGAGCTGAAGCGCAAGTACGGCCCCTATACATTGCTGGAAGCCGAGTTGAAGACCGGCCGCACGCACCAGATCCGCGTGCATCTGGCTTCCAGCGGTTTTCCCATTCTCGGTGACGACAAATACGGCGATTTCGCGCTCAACCGCGCCTTGCAAAAGGCCGAGGGCGCACGCAAGGCATTGAAACGCATGTTCCTGCATGCGCACCAGATCACGTTTGTGCATCCGCACAGCGGCAAGGAAATCACACTGAATGCGCCCCTGCCGCCGGAATGCACGAGTTTTCTGAAAAGCCTGGAGGCGCAGGGCGCGATGACGCAGGACGATGCAACGGCAGGCATGGCAAAAACAAAAGGGCAGGCGGCAACGCGGTAGGCAATTATGGCAAGAAAACAGTTTGATTTGATCGTCTTTGACTGGGATGGCACGCTGATGGATAGCACCGGCGCCATCATCAAGTGTATACAGGCGTCGGCACGCGATCTGGGCTTGCCGGTGCCCGAGCGCGAGATGGCGGCGCACGTGATTGGCCTGGGCTTGCAGGAAGCCTTGCAAAAGGCCGTGCCCGGCCTGGAGCCTAAGCATTACCCTCGCATGGTCGAGCGCTATCGCTACCATTACCTCAGCCAGGATCATGAATTGACCCTGTTCGACGGCGTACGCGAGATGCTGCAGGATTTGTCGCAGCAAGGGTATTTCCTTGCGGTTGCCACCGGCAAGAGCCGCGTCGGCCTGACGCGTGCGCTGCACGGCGCAGAGCTGATCTCTTTCTTCGATGCGACCCGCTGCGCCGACGAGACCTTTTCCAAGCCGCACCCGGCGATGCTGAATGAGCTGACGCGCGAACTGGGGCAGGACATGGCGCGCACGGTGATGATCGGCGACACCACGCACGACCTGCAGATGGCAGTCAATGCCGGTGCTGCAGGCGTTGCCGTGCATTACGGTGCGCATCCTCCGCACGAGCTGCAGGCGCTCGCGCCGCTTTATGCGGCCGACTCGGTGCCGGCACTGCATGCCTGGCTGCGCGAGCATGCCTGATTGCCATGGCTGACCTGATCCCGATTTGCGCGGCGGACGCGCTCGACGAAGGCGGAAAGGGCTTGCGCTTTCCCTTGACTGCCGGCGGCGAAGATGCGGGCGGCTTCGTGGTGCGCTTCGATGGCGTGGCGCGCGCTTACCTGAACCGTTGCGCGCATGTGCCGATCGAGCTGGACTGGAACGAAGGGGAGTTTTTCGATTCCAGCGGCCTGTACCTGATGTGTTCCACCCATGGCGCGGTGTATTTGCCGGAATCCGGCCATTGCGCCGGCGGCCCTTGCAAGGGTGGGCGCCTGCGGCCGATCGTGGTGGTGGAAAACGATGGCATGGTGTACTGGCAAACGGATGATTACCTCACGCCCGCAAGGGCCTGATTCAATGACAGGGATGGATATGGAAAACGATTTTCAAAACGTGCCGGCAAGTGACGGGCGTGCGCCGGTTGCTGCCGCAGCCGCGGACGCAGGCCTGGCCCGCAAGGATGGCTGGGAGCGCGACGTGCTGGAAAAGCTGGCCTTTGCCACCTTGCGCGAGCAGCGCGCGCGGCGCCGCTGGAATATCTTTTTCAGGCTGACGTTCCTTGCGCTGGTCGTTTTTGCGCTGTGGCGGGCTTTCGACATGGGCGCTTCCTCTGCAGAAGTGAGCGGTCCCCATACGGCGCTGATCGAGATCGATGGCGCGATCGCCTCCGGCGGCGGCAGCGGTGACGCCGATTCCGTCATTCCCGCGCTGAACCGCGCTTTTGCGGATGCCGGATCGGTCGGTGTCATCCTGCGCATCAACAGCCCGGGCGGAAGCCCCGTGCAGGCTGGCATGATCAACGACGAGATTACGCGCCTGCGCGCCGAGTATCCGAAAAAGCCGCTCTATGTGGTGGTGGATGAAATGTGCGCTTCCGGCGGGTATTACATCGCCGCTGCGGCAAGCAAGATTTTCGTCAACAAGGCCAGCATTGTCGGCTCGATCGGCGTGCTGATGGATGGATTCGGCTTTACCGGCCTGATGGACAAGCTTGGCGTCGAGCGCCGCCTCCTCACCGCCGGCAATAACAAGGGTTTCCTGGATCCGTTCAGCCCGCAGAGCGATGCGCAGCAAGCCTATGCCAAGGAAATGCTGGCAGAAATCCATCAGCAGTTCATCGACGTGGTGCGCACTGGCCGCGGCAGTCGCCTGAAGGAGTCTCCGGATACCTTCTCCGGTTTGTTCTGGAGCGGCAGCAAGGCGGTTGAAATGGGCCTGGCGGACGGCTTTGGCACGGTCGACAGCGTGGCGCGCGATGAATTGAAGGTCGAGGAAATCGTCGACTACACCGAACACGAGAAGCTTTCCGACCGGGTCCTGAAGAAGTTCGGTGCCGCCGTCGGTGAGGGGGCCTGGCAGTCGCTCTGGGGCGGCGCGCGTCCGAGCCTGCGCTGATTATTTTCCTTACTGGCCGAGCAGGAGAAATACCGTCGGCCGCTTGTGCAGGTCCGGCGCTTTGCCCGCGGCAAGCTGCTTCTTCCAGGCGCCGGCAGCCTGGGTTGCGATCGATTCGCTCTCCAGGCTGAGATCCGTGGCTGCACATACCAGCGTGCCGGGTTGGCACGTGGCTGCCAGCGTTTCCAGCAAGGCGCCGTTGCGGTAAGGTGTTTCGATAAAGAGCTGGGTTTGTTTTTCCTTGCGCGAGCGTTCTTCCAGCAGCTTGATCTGTTTTGCGCGCTGGGCGGCATCGATGGGCAGGTAGCCGTTGAAGGCGAAACTCTGGCCATTCAGGCCGCTGGCCATCACTGCCAGCAGCAGGGAGGATGGGCCGACCAAGGGCCGCACCCGGATTCCGCGGGCATGCGCCAGCCGTACCAGGTTGGCGCCGGGATCGGCCACCGCTGGCACGCCAGCCTCTGAAATCAGGCCGGCGTCGCGTCCTGCCAATAGCGGCTGCAGCAATTGCGGCAACGCCGCTTCCGCCGTGTTGACATTCAATTCGGCGATCTCGATTTCCTGCAGTGGCCTGGCCAGCGGATGCTGGAGCGCAATCAGCTTGAGGAAGGCGCGCGTGGTCTTGGTATTTTCGGCAATGAAACAATCCAGTCGCGCCGCCAGGACCTGTACTTCGGTGGGAATCAGCGCTGCCAGCGGATCGGCGGCGCCGGCATCGCCGGGGCCCAGGGTATTGGGAATCAGGTACAGGGTGCCGGTCATGGTGATTTGCTGAAAAATGTTACGCCGGCATGCCGCAGCATGGAGGTCAGGGCGATCAGGGGCAGGCCAGTCAGAGCGGTGGGGTCGCTGCTTTCGATTTTTTCCAGCAGGGCGATGCCCAGGCCTTCATTTTTTGCGCTACCGGCGCAATCGTAAGGCTGCTCGATGCGCAGGTAAGCGTCCAGTTCCATGTCCGGCAAGTCGCGGAACGTCACGAAAGTAGGAATGCATACCAGCTGGGCGGCTTGTTTGCTTTGGTCGTTTCGTCCATCCCACAGGCAGAGGGCCGTGTGGAAGATGACCCGGCGCCCGCGCATGGTTTGAAGTTGCTTTAAGGCATTTTCATGCGTACCCGGCTTGCCGATCTGTGCGCCATCCAGTGTCGCGACTTGGTCTGAACCAATCACCAGGCAGCCTGGATTTTGGCGGGCAACTGCGTGCGCCTTTTCCTGTGCCAGCCGCAGGGCGGTTGCTTCAGGCGCCTCGTCCGCGCGCGGGGACTCGTCGATATCGGGTATGCGGACCTCAAAAGGCAGGCCGAGGCGCGCGAGCAATTCCTTGCGATAGCGGGAACTCGAGCCCAGAATAAGGCGGGGCGGGGCAAGGGTTTGTGATGAATTTGTCATATTGACGTGGCATTCAGCGAATAAAGCATGCAGCCAAGGCGCTAATTTGCGCTAAGGCTTTGACGAATAAAGGAAAAGCCTGTTATTATCGCAGGTTTTCCGGACTAGTCAGGCGCATGGAAGCCATTCTGATCGATGCATTTGAATTTTGCCGGCTCGCAGAAGTACGCGAGGGCGAGTTCGCTGTCGCCGATTTGCCCAGGCTGGCAGCGGAGGCGGTCAATGCCAAAGGCACGGTGCGTTGGTCGCTGACTGGCGGGCGTCATGCGCTTGGGCATCCGCAATTGGCGCTGGCGGTGACGGGCACGGTGCAGTTGATGTGCCAGCGTTGCCTGACGCCTTATGCGTTCGAGCTCGATGCCGAATCGGTGCTGGTTCTCGCGCAGGATGACGCAGGGGCCGACGAGCTGGAAGCGTCGCTCGATGACGAGTCGCTTGAAGTGATCGCGGGTTCGCGGCAGTTCAATCTCGCCGATCTGGTCGAGGACGAGGCGTTGTTGGCATTGCCGGTGTCACCGCGGCATGATGTTTGTCCGGAGCAGTCCGGCAAGGCAGCAGGCGCGGTGGATCTCGACAAGGCGCCATCGCCTTTCGGTGTGCTGAAAGACTGGAAACGCTAGTTTGCAAGGCAAGAATATGCCGGCTCTCCATAGTGCAAGATTGGGTGAGTTTGCATCAGGGTTGTGTTAAAATTTTGGAATCTTAGGTTTAGGAGTAATCATGGCTGTTCAGCAAAACAAAAAATCCCCGTCCAAGCGCGGCATGCACCGTTCGCACGACCATCTGACCGCCCCGCAACTGGCAGTCGAGCCGACCACCGGCGAAACCCACATGCGTCACCATATCAGCCCGAACGGCTATTATCGTGGCCGCAAGGTCCTGAAGACCAAGAACGACGAGTAATTCTTCGTTGTCGAGGCATGCAGAAACGGCGTGGAGCGCAGTATGGCCGGCGCCGTTTTTTGTGTTTCCAGCTGCCTTTCGCGTCATTTTGAGCCGCGCACAATCTGGCCCACCCGATACGTGGCGCCAGAATCAAAACAATGACAATTAAAATATCCATCGACTGCATGGGCGGAGATCACGGCTCAGCGGTCACCGTTGCCGCAGCCATTTCATTTGTCAGTCGCGAAGCCGATGCCGAGTTGATCCTGGTCGGCCGGGAAGAAGTGATCCGCGCAGAGCTGAAAAAGCGCCGCGCCGCGGATCATCCGCGCCTGTCCATCGTGCATGCCGAGGAAGTCGTCACCATGGACGACTCCCTGGAAGTGGCGCTGCGCCGCAAGAAGGATTCCTCGATGCGGGTGGCGATTGCCATGGTCAAGGATGGCCGTGCACAGGCCTGCGTTTCCGCCGGCAATACCGGCGCGCTGATGGCGATTTCCCGGTATGTCCTGAAAACCCTGCCCGGCGTGGACCGTCCTGCCATCTGCACCCTGATTCCCAATCAGAAGGACAAGCCTACCTACATGCTCGATCTCGGCGCCAATGTCGATTGCGAGGCCGTGCATCTGCATCAGTTTGCGCTGATGGGGTCGACCCTGGTGGCGGCAATCGAGAACCGGCAAAAGCCGACGGTGGGCCTGCTGAATGTCGGGGAAGAGGACATCAAGGGCAACGAGGTGGTCAAGCAGACCGCCCAGCTCTTGCGCGCCGACCATGAAAAGGGTGTGCTCAATTTCTACGGTAATGTCGAGGGTAATGACATCTTCAAGGGCACCACCGATATCGTGGTGTGCGACGGTTTCGTCGGGAATGTCGTTCTGAAGGCATCCGAAGGGCTGGCGCGCTTTTTCAAGGTGGTGCTGACCACCGAATTCAAGAGCAATCCGCTCAACATGCTGGGAGCGCTGCTGGCACGCGGCGCCCTGAAAGCGATTTCGAAACGCATGAATCCTGCGCGCTATAATGGCGCCAGTCTCCTTGGCCTGCGCGGCCTGGTGTTCAAGAGTCATGGCGGCGCCGATGCCTACGCCTACGAATGGGCGATCCGGCGTGCCTATGATGCTGCGAAAAACGATGTCCTGTCGCGCATTTCCGCTAGTATTGCAGAATTGATGCCGCAGGCAGAAGTGCCGGCAGCAGCCGTTCCAGCCTCCATTCAATAAAGAGCACATGAGCCTGTATAGCAAAATCATCGGCACCGGAAGCTATCTGCCACCCCGGCGCGTGACCAATCATGACCTTGCGGCGCAACTTGCAGAAAAGGGTATCGAGACTTCGGACGAATGGATCGTGTCCCGCAGCGGCATCTCGGCGCGCCATTTCGCCGATGCCGATATGCATTCCAGCGATCTCGCGGTGGAAGCAGCAAAGCGCGCGCTTGATGCGGCCGGCCTGCAGCCCGAAGACGTTGACCTGATCATCCTGGCGACCTCGACGCCGGATTTTCTGGGTGGTTTTCCCAGCACCGCCTGCGTGGTGCAGCGCAAGCTCGGCATCACCAACGGTTGCGGCGCCTTTGACGTGCAGGCGGTATGCAGCGGCTTTGCGTATGCCGTATCGATTGCCGATAACTTCATCAAGTCGGGCGCCAACAAGAAAGTGCTGGTGATCGGCGCTGAAGTGTTTTCGCGCATCCTGAATTTTGACGACCGCGGCACCTGTGTGCTGTTCGGCGATGGCGCCGGCGCCGTGGTGCTGAGCGCATCTGCCGAGCCGGGCATTCTTGCCACCAAACTGCACGCCGATGGCCGTTACGCTGATATTCTCTGCGTGCCCGGCAAGCCCAGCGGTGGCGCCATCGAAGGCAGCGCCTTCCTGGTCATGGATGGCCAGGCGGTGTTCAAGATGGCGGTATCGGTACTGGAAAAAGTTGCGCACGAAGCACTGGAAGCGGCAGGAATGGAAGCCTCCCAGATCGACTGGCTGGTGCCGCACCAGGCGAATATCCGCATCATGCAAAGCACGGCCAAAAAGCTTGGCTTGCCGATGGAAAAAATGGTGGTGACAGTGGACCAGCACGGCAATACGTCGGCTGCTTCGATCCCGCTGGCTCTCGATTGCGCTGTGCGCGATGGCCGCATCAAGCCCGGACACAATGTCATGATGGAAGGCGTCGGCGGCGGCTTCACCTGGGGCGCGGTGCTGGCGAAATTTTAACTGCACAGATTTTTTGATTAAATTATGAGCAAATTCGCTTTTGTATTTCCCGGCCAGGGCTCGCAAGCGGTCGGCATGCTGAATGGCTTTGCCGGTAACGCGGCAGTCGAGCAAACGATCGCCGAGGCATCCGATGCGCTGCAATTCGATCTCGGCAAGCTGATCGCCGAAGGTCCGAAGGAAGACCTCGACCTGACCACCAATACCCAACCCGTGATGCTGACCGCCGCAGTGGCAACCTACCGTGCCTGGATCGCGGCGGGCGGTCCCGTGCCGGCGCTGGTCGCCGGCCACAGCCTCGGCGAGTATTCCGCGTTGGTGGCAGCCGGTGTCATCGCCTTCAGGGATGCCGTGCCGCTGGTGCGTTTTCGCGCCCAGGTGATGCAGGAAGCCGTGCCGGTCGGCCAGGGTGGCATGGCCGCCATTCTCGGTTTGTCCGATGATGAGGTGCGCGCTGCCTGCGCGGAAGCCGCGCAGGGGCAGGTGGTGGAGCCGGTGAATTTCAATGCGCCGGCACAAGTGGTCATCGCCGGCCACAAGGAAGCCGTCGAACGCGCTTGCCAGGCAGCCAAGGACAAGGGTGCCAAGCGCGCCTTGCCGCTGCCGGTGTCGGCGCCGTTCCATTCTTCCCTGCTTAAGCCCGCGTCGGACCGTTTGCGCGAATACATGGCCGGGGTGAATTTCACTGCCCCGCAGATTCCCCTGATTAATAATGTCGATGTCGCCATCGTCAACGATCCGTCCGCCATCAAGGATGCCCTGGTGCGCCAGGCAGCCAGCCCGGTGCGCTGGGTCGAGACGGTGCAGAAAATGGCTGGCGAGGGTATTGCCCACGTGGTCGAATGCGGCCCCGGCAAGGTCCTGGCTGGCCTGACCAAGCGTATCAATGGCGATCTGACCGGTGAAGCAATGTTCGACCAGGCGACCCTGGAAAAAGTATTGGAGCTCTCGAAGTGACTGCACAAAACCTGAATCTCGATAATCAAGTCGCGCTGGTCACCGGCGCCTCCCGCGGTATTGGCCAGGCCATTGCGCGCGAACTGGCGCGCCAGGGCGCAAAAGTCATTGGCACTGCCACCTCGGACGCGGGTGCCGCAGCAATTTCCGCCTACCTGGCAGAAATCGGTGCGGCAGCTGGCAAGGGTGCAGTTCTGAACGTCAATGATGGCGCGGCCTGCACGGCGCTGATCGATGAGATCCAGAAGGAATTCGGTACGGTGACCATCCTGGTCAATAATGCTGGCATCACGCAAGATCAACTCGCCATGCGCATGAAGGATGAGGAGTGGGATGCCGTCATCGCCACCAACCTGACTGCGGTGGGCCGCCTGGCGCGCGGCGTACTGCGCGGCATGATGAAAGCCAAGCATGGTCGCATCATCAATATTACTTCGGTGGTTGGTTCTGCCGGGAATCCCGGGCAAATGAATTATGCTGCTGCCAAGGCAGGCGTTGCCGGCATGAGCCGGGCACTGGCGCGTGAGATCGGCAGCCGTAACATTACTGTTAACTGCATCGCCCCCGGTTTCATCGATACTGACATGACCAAGGCGCTCAACGAGCAGCAGGTTTCTGCCTTGCAGCAGCAAATTCCGCTGGGCCGCTTTGGCACGCCGGACGACATTGCTGCCGCCGTGAGCTTCCTGGCTTCACCCCAAGCCGGCTATATCACTGGGGCGACGCTCCACGTGAATGGCGGCATGTACATGAGTTAATGATTTTTTGGGACTTTTAGCTGATGTTCTTGAATAATCGAGAAATTAGCTAAAAGTGATTTTTCATTGCGCAAACCTGATAAAATGCGCGCACTTTCTGTAATCACTCTGGAGCCATAACATGTCCGATATCGAACAACGCGTTAAAAAAATCGTCGCTGAACAACTGGGCGTCGCTGAAGCCGACATCAAAATCGAGTCCTCGTTCGTTGACGACCTCGGCGCTGATTCGCTCGACACCGTGGAACTGGTGATGGCACTCGAAGACGAATTCGAAATGGAAATTCCGGACGAACAAGCCGAGAAGATCACTACCGTGCAACAAGCGATCGATTACGCCAAGGCCCACGTCAAGGCCTAATTCGTTATTCGTATCACAAGGAGAAACGCTTGAGCAGCTCGCGTCAACGCCGTCGGGTGGTCGTCACCGGCTTGGGGTGCATTTCACCGGTGGGCAATACCGTCACCGATGCATGGAATGCATTGATCGAAGGTAAGTCTGGCATCGCCACCATCACGCGGTTTGACGCCACGCCTTTTTCCACCACCTTCGCCGGCGAGGTGAAGGGCTTCAATGTCGACGAATATTTGTCGAGCAAGGAAGCCCGCACGATGGATACCTTTATCCATTACGGCATGGCGGCTGGCATCCAGGCGTTCCAGGATAGCGGCCTCGAGGTGACGGAAGCCAATGCCGAGCGCATTGGTGTCATCGTCGGTTCCGGTATCGGCGGCTTGCCGATGATCGAGGAAACGCACGCCGAGCTGGAAAAGCGTGGTCCGCGCCGCATTTCTCCTTTCTTTGTACCGGCTTCGATCATCAACATGATCTCGGGTCACCTGTCGATCAAGTACGGATTGCAGGGGCCGAACCTGGCGATTGTCACTGCCTGTACCACCGGCCTGCATTGCATCGGTGAAGCAGGTCGCCTGATCGAGTATGGCGACGCCGATGTCATGATTGCTGGCGGCGCCGAATCGACCATTTCGCCATTGGGCCTGGGTGGCTTTGCCGCCGCACGCGCCTTGTCGTCGCGTAACGACGACCCGGCTACCGCATCCCGTCCTTGGGACAAGGACCGCGATGGCTTCGTGCTGGGTGAAGGCGCCGGTGTCATGGTGCTGGAAGAGTACGAGCATGCCAAGGCGCGTGGCGCGAAGATTTATGCCGAATTGCTGGGCTTTGGCATGAGCGCCGATGCCTATCACATGACTGCGCCGCGCGAAGATGGTGACGGCGCGCGCCGTTGCATGGCCTCCGCCTTGCGTAATGCAGGCGTGAATGCCGACCAGGTGAATTACGTCAATGCGCATGGTACGTCGACGCCGCTGGGCGATGTCGCAGAAACGACCGCCATCAAGCGCGCCCTGGGCGATCATGCCAAGAAAGTCGTGGTCAATTCGACCAAGTCGATGACCGGTCACCTGCTGGGCGGCGCAGGCGGCCTGGAATCGGTGTTTACGGTGCTGGCACTGCATCACCAGGTGTCGCCGCCAACCATCAATATCTTCAACCAGGATCCTGCCTGCGACCTGGACTATTGCGCCAATACGGCGCGTTCCATGCCGATTGACATCGCCGTCAAGAACTCTTTCGGCTTTGGCGGCACCAACGGTTCCCTGGTCTTCCGCAAGGCCTGATTCCGCTTTCCCGCACCTTGCCAGAGGTGCGGGATTTCTCCTTTACTCCCCCCTTCCATGTCCATCGCGGTCTCCACCGTGGTCATGCCGTCAAGGCGCCTTGCGCTTCTGCTGGCGATCTTTTGCGCGGGTGTGGCCGCAGTCGCCTGGCAGCTTGCCTTTGGCGCCCTGATCGATCTTCCGCTTGTCCTGCGTGTTGCGCTGACAGTCATCCTGAGTGTCATGCCTGGCTGGGCTGCATACACGGCAATTTCGCCCGGAAAATCACTACGTATTGATATTTCCGAGCACGGACAAATCAGGGTGGCAGAAGATAAGGCATGCAGTGTCACAGGGCTGCAAAAAGGGCACAGGCAGGCAGTACAGGCAGGTCAGGAAGGACCGGTCGAGGATGCCGCAGGCACGATTGTCAACTTGCTTCCGGACTCGACCATCTGGCCCCAATTGCTGCTGCTGCGCCTGCAGGCCAAGGGGCAGGTCACCAGAAATGTGCTCATCCTGCGCGACAGCGTTAGTGCAGAACATTTCCGGGCCCTGTCGGTTGCGTGCCATTGGATAGCCGCGCACAATGATCAGGTAGAACGTTAAATTTTGTAACGTCGCGAGTTGCAATTGAACTTCTGCAGTTGCCATTAGTCAATAACGTTAATTCGCGCATGTTGTGAAAGACAAGGGACTGGGTGTTGACGACAGAACGCGATATTGACCAGGTGCTAGTCGAGCGCGTCCAGCGTGGTGACAAGAGGGCGTTCGAGCTGCTGGTGGTCAAGTACCAACGAAAACTGATGCGGCTGGTGTCGCGGCTCGTGCGCGACCAGGCGGAAGCTGAGGATGTGGTGCAGGAAGCCTTTATCAAGGCTTATCGCGCCTTGCCGCAGTTTCGCGGGGATTCGGCGTTTTATACCTGGCTGTACCGCATAGGTATCAATACGGCGAAAAACTACCTGGTAACGCAAGGCCGGCGAGCACCGACCTCGACCGATGCAGATGCTGAAGAGGCAGAAACTTTTGATGATGGAGAGCACCTAAGGGATATCAATACGCCAGAATCCATGCTGGCTACCAAGCAAATTGCCGAAACGGTGAATGTGGCAATGAATGCCTTGCCGGAAGAATTACGGATGGCAATTACCTTACGTGAAATCGAAGGATTGAGTTACGATGAAATTGCCGAAGCGATGGGTTGCCCGATCGGCACTGTGCGAAGCCGGATTTTCCGTGCCAGGGAAGCCATTGCCGAGAAGCTGAGGCCTTTGCTGGGCACCGCCATTGACAAGCGGTGGTAAGGAAATCATATTTACAATTTGTATGTGAGGCCGCATTTTGCGGGCTGTTTATGAATACGAAAGAAAGAACGCAAGAACAGATTTCGGCGCTGGCCGATGATGAACTCAGCGACAGTCAGATCGAGGTCGCGCTGGCAGCCTTGCGCGACCCGCAGGCGCGCAACGACTGGGACATCTACCACCAGATCG comes from the Janthinobacterium sp. 17J80-10 genome and includes:
- the plsX gene encoding phosphate acyltransferase PlsX, translated to MTIKISIDCMGGDHGSAVTVAAAISFVSREADAELILVGREEVIRAELKKRRAADHPRLSIVHAEEVVTMDDSLEVALRRKKDSSMRVAIAMVKDGRAQACVSAGNTGALMAISRYVLKTLPGVDRPAICTLIPNQKDKPTYMLDLGANVDCEAVHLHQFALMGSTLVAAIENRQKPTVGLLNVGEEDIKGNEVVKQTAQLLRADHEKGVLNFYGNVEGNDIFKGTTDIVVCDGFVGNVVLKASEGLARFFKVVLTTEFKSNPLNMLGALLARGALKAISKRMNPARYNGASLLGLRGLVFKSHGGADAYAYEWAIRRAYDAAKNDVLSRISASIAELMPQAEVPAAAVPASIQ
- the fabG gene encoding 3-oxoacyl-ACP reductase FabG, which produces MTAQNLNLDNQVALVTGASRGIGQAIARELARQGAKVIGTATSDAGAAAISAYLAEIGAAAGKGAVLNVNDGAACTALIDEIQKEFGTVTILVNNAGITQDQLAMRMKDEEWDAVIATNLTAVGRLARGVLRGMMKAKHGRIINITSVVGSAGNPGQMNYAAAKAGVAGMSRALAREIGSRNITVNCIAPGFIDTDMTKALNEQQVSALQQQIPLGRFGTPDDIAAAVSFLASPQAGYITGATLHVNGGMYMS
- a CDS encoding beta-ketoacyl-ACP synthase III, whose protein sequence is MSLYSKIIGTGSYLPPRRVTNHDLAAQLAEKGIETSDEWIVSRSGISARHFADADMHSSDLAVEAAKRALDAAGLQPEDVDLIILATSTPDFLGGFPSTACVVQRKLGITNGCGAFDVQAVCSGFAYAVSIADNFIKSGANKKVLVIGAEVFSRILNFDDRGTCVLFGDGAGAVVLSASAEPGILATKLHADGRYADILCVPGKPSGGAIEGSAFLVMDGQAVFKMAVSVLEKVAHEALEAAGMEASQIDWLVPHQANIRIMQSTAKKLGLPMEKMVVTVDQHGNTSAASIPLALDCAVRDGRIKPGHNVMMEGVGGGFTWGAVLAKF
- the fabF gene encoding beta-ketoacyl-ACP synthase II: MSSSRQRRRVVVTGLGCISPVGNTVTDAWNALIEGKSGIATITRFDATPFSTTFAGEVKGFNVDEYLSSKEARTMDTFIHYGMAAGIQAFQDSGLEVTEANAERIGVIVGSGIGGLPMIEETHAELEKRGPRRISPFFVPASIINMISGHLSIKYGLQGPNLAIVTACTTGLHCIGEAGRLIEYGDADVMIAGGAESTISPLGLGGFAAARALSSRNDDPATASRPWDKDRDGFVLGEGAGVMVLEEYEHAKARGAKIYAELLGFGMSADAYHMTAPREDGDGARRCMASALRNAGVNADQVNYVNAHGTSTPLGDVAETTAIKRALGDHAKKVVVNSTKSMTGHLLGGAGGLESVFTVLALHHQVSPPTINIFNQDPACDLDYCANTARSMPIDIAVKNSFGFGGTNGSLVFRKA
- the acpP gene encoding acyl carrier protein; the protein is MSDIEQRVKKIVAEQLGVAEADIKIESSFVDDLGADSLDTVELVMALEDEFEMEIPDEQAEKITTVQQAIDYAKAHVKA
- the fabD gene encoding ACP S-malonyltransferase: MSKFAFVFPGQGSQAVGMLNGFAGNAAVEQTIAEASDALQFDLGKLIAEGPKEDLDLTTNTQPVMLTAAVATYRAWIAAGGPVPALVAGHSLGEYSALVAAGVIAFRDAVPLVRFRAQVMQEAVPVGQGGMAAILGLSDDEVRAACAEAAQGQVVEPVNFNAPAQVVIAGHKEAVERACQAAKDKGAKRALPLPVSAPFHSSLLKPASDRLREYMAGVNFTAPQIPLINNVDVAIVNDPSAIKDALVRQAASPVRWVETVQKMAGEGIAHVVECGPGKVLAGLTKRINGDLTGEAMFDQATLEKVLELSK